One segment of Fuscovulum ytuae DNA contains the following:
- a CDS encoding phage minor head protein, with translation MRHESKFAAWIRSGGNSVFVLPLGSDRAPDGKFSVVPDRLLDSIIDDALATSLARLNGFLPAGVSIDITSVDLTAIRDQLRSSVADRLTETGVAVNANDPVINAILARYVEALSGFFQRDALRLENYVWRSADDRRVRAAHAANDDQVFAWSAPPAGGHSGQDWNCRCTAEPLLDPQAIPEGAVCNILSADRLSVVFPEAPENKLAEIAKELDLRVVSGQLDTRERLVHFLAQMRQEAGSSARLVEGFNYSVRGLIATYRYFRENPDDAERFGRTEGHPADQVSIANLALANRNGNGDAASGDGWTFRGRGLFQPTGRANYREFTVWHENNLGGGIDFEADPDRAAEPVYAVRSAVFFWLERGLAAFADQGLTDNATDAITERVNRDTDSYGERRQHMASIRDVGQFDGICRFSVSRPRFEDAK, from the coding sequence ATGCGGCACGAAAGCAAGTTTGCGGCCTGGATCAGGTCAGGCGGCAACAGCGTTTTCGTCTTGCCGCTTGGTTCGGATAGGGCACCGGACGGCAAGTTCTCGGTTGTCCCCGACAGGCTGCTGGACAGCATCATCGACGATGCGCTGGCCACAAGCCTTGCCCGATTGAATGGCTTTCTCCCCGCAGGTGTAAGCATTGACATCACATCAGTCGACCTCACCGCGATCAGGGATCAGCTGCGCAGCTCAGTTGCGGATCGGCTGACCGAAACCGGTGTTGCAGTCAATGCCAACGATCCAGTCATCAACGCGATCCTCGCGCGGTACGTGGAAGCGCTGAGCGGCTTTTTCCAGAGAGACGCGCTCCGACTCGAAAACTATGTTTGGCGCAGTGCGGACGACAGGCGCGTTCGCGCCGCCCATGCTGCAAACGACGATCAAGTATTCGCATGGTCAGCACCACCTGCAGGTGGTCATTCTGGCCAGGATTGGAACTGCCGATGCACGGCGGAGCCTCTCCTTGATCCCCAAGCCATTCCTGAAGGCGCGGTCTGCAATATTCTGAGTGCTGACAGACTGTCAGTGGTGTTTCCTGAAGCGCCGGAGAACAAGCTCGCCGAGATCGCAAAAGAGTTGGACCTTCGCGTCGTTTCCGGGCAGCTAGATACAAGAGAACGTCTGGTTCACTTCCTCGCGCAGATGCGCCAAGAAGCCGGAAGCAGTGCTCGACTTGTGGAAGGCTTCAACTACAGTGTGCGCGGGCTGATCGCGACCTACCGCTACTTCAGGGAAAATCCTGACGACGCAGAACGGTTCGGACGCACCGAGGGACATCCCGCCGACCAAGTTTCGATTGCAAACTTGGCGCTCGCCAATCGAAACGGCAATGGTGACGCTGCCAGTGGTGACGGCTGGACCTTTCGCGGCCGTGGGCTTTTTCAACCGACAGGCCGCGCCAACTATCGGGAGTTCACTGTCTGGCACGAGAACAATCTTGGCGGCGGTATCGACTTCGAAGCCGACCCGGACCGCGCTGCCGAACCCGTTTATGCCGTCAGGTCGGCAGTGTTCTTTTGGCTTGAACGCGGCCTTGCAGCATTTGCAGACCAAGGGCTCACCGACAACGCTACAGATGCGATAACGGAGCGCGTCAACCGTGACACCGACAGCTATGGAGAGCGACGGCAACACATGGCTTCGATCCGAGATGTTGGACAATTTGACGGCATCTGCCGCTTCTCCGTTTCCCGCCCAAGGTTCGAGGACGCGAAATGA
- a CDS encoding ABC transporter permease has translation MSGLSFILAGMLAAATPFLLAALGELVVERTGVLNLGLEGIMALGAVIAFIIVYHGGGHMLAFMAAALAGLALSLIFGLLALGVKANQVAAGLAVGILGQGLSSLIGKSYESLTITGLAKWAVPGLSDLPVLGGLFVQDIVVWLSLLATAAIWGMFRFSKLGLVLRAVGENPHAARAIGYPVLAIRYGAVAFGGAMAGVAGAYASTVYTPLWADGMIAGRGWIALALVVFGTWLTGRIFFGALLFGAVSLASLVAQTEGWAIPSQLLSSLPYIVTIVVLGIIASNKRLLKVNGVASLGEPF, from the coding sequence ATGAGCGGGCTTTCCTTCATCCTTGCAGGCATGCTTGCTGCAGCAACGCCATTTCTCTTGGCAGCGCTTGGCGAATTGGTGGTGGAACGGACCGGGGTTTTGAACCTCGGGCTCGAAGGGATCATGGCGTTGGGGGCCGTGATTGCCTTCATCATCGTCTATCACGGCGGCGGTCACATGCTGGCCTTCATGGCCGCGGCTCTGGCCGGTCTGGCGCTGTCTTTGATCTTTGGGCTTTTGGCCCTTGGCGTGAAGGCCAATCAGGTCGCCGCCGGGCTGGCCGTTGGGATATTGGGTCAGGGACTGTCCTCCCTGATCGGCAAAAGCTACGAAAGCCTGACGATCACCGGCCTTGCCAAATGGGCGGTGCCGGGGCTGTCTGACCTGCCCGTTCTTGGCGGGCTCTTCGTGCAGGATATCGTGGTCTGGCTCTCGCTTCTGGCGACAGCGGCAATCTGGGGGATGTTCCGGTTTTCGAAACTCGGGCTGGTCCTGCGGGCGGTCGGGGAAAATCCGCATGCCGCGCGCGCCATCGGTTATCCTGTCCTAGCCATTCGCTACGGCGCCGTGGCCTTTGGCGGGGCGATGGCGGGCGTGGCAGGGGCCTATGCTTCGACCGTCTACACCCCCCTTTGGGCAGACGGGATGATCGCAGGGCGCGGCTGGATCGCGCTTGCGCTTGTGGTGTTCGGGACGTGGCTTACGGGGCGCATCTTCTTTGGCGCGCTTCTGTTCGGGGCCGTATCTCTGGCCAGCCTCGTAGCGCAGACTGAAGGCTGGGCCATCCCCTCGCAACTCTTGTCCAGCCTGCCCTATATCGTCACGATCGTCGTCCTTGGGATCATCGCATCCAACAAACGCCTGCTGAAAGTGAACGGTGTGGCATCGCTGGGCGAGCCGTTCTGA